In the Tenrec ecaudatus isolate mTenEca1 chromosome 16, mTenEca1.hap1, whole genome shotgun sequence genome, one interval contains:
- the ARL6IP4 gene encoding ADP-ribosylation factor-like protein 6-interacting protein 4, with protein sequence MAPVGSRKRSRSRSRSRGRGTEKRKKKSSKHASRSRSPSRSQSRKASAASGAEERSKHKARRRPRSTSSSSSSSSSSSSSSSSSSDGRKRHRKHKDKKRKKKKRKKKLKKKDKERAQLQQAEALPGPSLDQWHRGATAEEDGPVLTDEQKSRVQAMKPMTKEEWDARQSVIRKVVDPETGRTRLIKGDGEVLEEIVTKERHREINKQATRGDGLAFQMRAGLLP encoded by the exons ATGGCTCCCGTCGGCTCTCGGAAGCGCTCTAGGAGTCGCAGCCGGTCCCGGGGGCGAGGGAcggaaaaaaggaagaagaaaagcagCAAGCACGCCTCGAGGAGCCGCTCGCCTTCCAGATCCCAAAGCCGCAAGGCCAGCGCCGCCTCCGGGGCCGAGG AGAGAAGCAAGCACAAGGCCCGGAGGAGACCGAGGTccacttcttcctcctcttcttccagttcctccagttcctcctcctcctcctcgtccagCGATGGCCGAAAGAGGCATAGGAAGCACAAggacaagaagaggaagaagaagaaaaggaagaagaagctgaagaaaaaggaCAAGGAGAGGGCCCAGCTGCAGCAGGCTGAGGCCCTGCCCGGGCCCTCGCTGGACCAGTGGCACCGAGGAGCCACAGCGGAAGAGGATGGCCCAG TCCTGACTGATGAGCAGAAGTCCCGAGTCCAGGCCATGAAGCCCATGACCAAGGAGGAGTGGGATGCCCGGCAGAGCGTCATCCGAAAGGTGGTGGACCCCGAGACAGGACGCACCAG GCTCATTAAGGGAGATGGTGAGGTCTTGGAGGAAATCGTAACCAAAGAACGACACAGAGAGATCAACAAG CAAGCCACCCGAGGGGATGGCCTGGCTTTCCAGATGCGAGCTGGGCTGCTGCCGTGA